The genomic DNA AGGTAAAATAAGTTCAGTTTGGTGTGTGTGACTGAGTTGGGCACCAACTCTCATTACCTCCACATCAATGTGTCTCAAGTGATTTGTATTTTTTCCTATCAAATCTTCATAGAATCTGATCACCTCTTTTTCAATGTTCTCATGCCCTTGCATTTCTATCTCATAAGGGTCCTCTAAGCTAAAGATTCCTGTTgctttgtttttacttttcacagTTGCATGAAAGTACCTATTGTTGCCATCACCTAGAATCAGCCAATCAACTTTTGCCCTTTGCCTGAGAACTTGTTCTTCTAATTCTGTTGTCTTGAGAAGATCAGCAGTGATAGTTTTTATTCTATCCATTACTTCCTCATTGAATCTATCATTGCTTAATTCAGCCTGAGCTTGCAACAGGTGTTGTCTATGGTTGTGGATCTGTCTGATACTTTCATCGATTCTGCCTGCTTGTTTCCTCATGAAAGGTTGTAACTGTTGCAGATTTCTCCACACACTGTACATAGGCCTATCCTCCTTTGTGCTCTTCCAGTTGTTTCTAACTGTGTCAAGGAATTCATCTCTGGTAGTAATGCAGTTTAGGAATTTGAAAGGAGTTTTCCTCCTAGGCATATTTTGGTCCCCCATAAATTGCACTCTAAGAGGTGTGTGGTCAGATATATGCTGCTGCATCACAGTAACTATACTCATAGGGAATTGGAGAAACCATTCCCTGTTGCAGATTACATGGTCGATTCTTGAGTAAATCATCTGGGTGGTATGTCTGTTGTTCCAGGTAAAATGTTCACCTTTGGTCTCATGTACATACAAACCAACATCCTCCATCATCTGTTCAAGGTCAACATATTCAGCCAGTTGAACCTGCTTCCCCCCAATTCTATCTCTgcttgtcatgacattattaaaATCCCCAATTATCATCCAAGGCCCCTGTACAGATCCAGCACAGTTTCGAATATCATTCCATAGTTTTCTCCTATGTTGTAACTGATTCTGGGCATACACTATAGTAATCCACTTCACCATCTTGTTCTCTTTCTCAGTCACCTTGCAATGAATGAACTGATCAGAACTGGCTATCTTCACAAAACTCTCATTCTTTTCCTGCCACATAATCCATATGCGCCCATTAGGACGGTGGTTGTAGTTATCAAGGTGTTTCCAATATGTGCCAAAATTGTGTCTAATACTTTCTGCTTTATTAACTTTAACTTTAGTCTCTAGTAAAGCTATACAAGGCAGTTGCATATGTTTGAGATGGGCTGCAATCTCAAGATGCCTCGCCTTTTTATTCAAGCCCCTAGTATTCCACACAAGCATCAGGTGATTTGAGCTTCTTGGCTTGCTGAGCATTCCCCAGTATCCAAgatttcaaaatcatttttacaAGTTAAAACAGGTGACTCATTTTGGACAGCTTTGCCTTTGATTGAGCTACCAACAGTAATCCATTTATTCTCATCCTTTTTTGTTTCCACCTCCTCTggattttcattcttttcttcctCTTTTGTCTTTATGACAGCTTTCCTTTCCCATTTCTGCAGTACTTTCTTTGGGAAGTAAAACTGTTTTTCTAAATACAGTAAAAtctagttttttgaaaatacagtaaaattgggttgttaaaacaaaatttagtaaaatcgagttttttgaatATATAGTAAAATcaggttttttgaaaataaagcaaaatcgagtttttttaaaaatacagtaaaatcaggatttttgaaaatacagtaaaatcaagtttttaaaaACACACAGTAAAATCGAATTTTTCAAACATAcagtaaaatcatatttttttaaaatacagtaaaattaaatttttaaacgatgttatgaatttaaaatatataataacaataatccATTGGATTATTAAAATATCATGGATTGATTGGATCAATccatgtatataaatggatgGATTTTGTCTCACCCATTAACTTACTTTTTAAGTGGTGGATGAATTTGATGGATTTTTTGGTGGATGAATTGGATGAATTTTGTGTTAATGGATTCAATTGCCTCCCCTAATTAACAACACATTTCAAGTCTTTTACTGtactttttaaataaatcattttttatgttAATTCTTTAAATTTTTACCGAATATTAAACcgcatatatttttaaaaaaccatGCATTTTTACCAATATTCTTaaaaattttagtaaaaattcGTAATTTGCATGCAATTTTCTCAGAGATTTTGAAAAATCCGATTAAATCACATGCATTTTAATCGACATTTTTAAAATGTCTGATAAAAATGCATACATGCTtactaaatatttcaaaaatcccaatacaagagatttagggaacaagatttttcaaaaaagaaaatcgaTAAAACCATGTTTATTttcgaatttttaaaaaatttgatagtTCATATTGCTGTTTTTTGTATTGAGGAATAGAGGACGAGACGACACGATTATTTCTAGATGAACTTAGTCCTAGAGTAGCCTCCACCAGTTCTCATATGAGGAGGATGACTGGGTAGACACTCGCACCCCATACTCTCCAACATAAAGGAGGTAAAGTTGGATGAGATAGAGATTTTGATGCAGAGCCCGATACTCAAGAGGACAAAGAGACTCAGGTTCACACTGAGGTGGAGACTCAAACTGAGTTAGAGTTGGTGGGAGCTAACACTGAGGTGGAGGCTGAGATAGAGTTAGAGGTGGAGACTCGGGTTGACACTGAGGTGACGGCTCATGCTGGCGAGGTTGACACTAAGGTTGACACTGAAGAAGTAAAGATACACAAAGATATATAATGGTCTGGCATTTGTCATTGCATTTCCTACTCcactcttcaatggtgttgaaaaCCATTGGAAAATAATCACGATCTTCCActattttgataagtttgattaCAAGCATTTTGGTTACAATGAACTATCAAATGATAATTCCCTCTGTTGAGGCAGATACTCAACTACCAAAAAAACAAGATATCTCTAAAAGATCTTGATCCAATAACCTCGCTATCTACAATAATTCTGCTCCAAGTATTTGTATGTGGCAATCCACCTGATCCCACTGATCTCTTGTCTAAGCGATTGCCATAGCCAAACATTGATTGTACAACTCCCAACTTTGTCTGCAAGCAATCTTTCTTCAGCTCCACCAAAGATGGAATACTTCCGTCCCCGCCTTATAGCCATTTGATTCCTTGGAGTATAATGGAAAATCTATTCTTGATGAATAACAATAAACACAAAATGACATTCAATAAATGATACTTGCACTTGTTACAAAcaacaaacttcacacaaaaatATTAGATACTCTAATCTACCACTAGTCTCCCTCAATACTCAATCTTTAGAGATGAAGGTCCTCGACAATGGAAAAAGACTAAGGATGAAGACGATGAACATTGTCGGGATATCTCACAAACACTCTAAAGACAAAAAGGTGTTAGTCAAGGGTTTTAGATGAAGGTGAATAAAGAACACACACATATGGTTCTCACAAATTTCTAGGTGAATGGGACTTGACTTTGATTGTTATGAAGAGGTTGATTAATCATGAATAACACATCAAGATTAATTAACCCCTTCTTTAAATCTCACTCAAACAGAACAACAAATTGCACAAGATTAAGATGTAATAAAAgggagaatgaatttgaaatgaATTCATAATCAAGATATTGTTATAGTGAGGAAGAGAAAGAATCACAGTGATTGATAAAGACACACTAAGAATAGAAGACAAAATCACTCTTTGTCTCTATGGGTTTCTCACATATGTTTCACTCACTTGTTACTTTCATCTAAGAAAAAACTATTCAAATCCATTTGGGCAGAGTCAAAATAAAGATTCAATATTTCAGTTGATTCAAACCAATTTTTGCACTTGATTCGGATCACAAGTGGTCGTGATTCAAATCACAAGAGgtcatgattcgaatcatgtttagtttgtgattcgaatcaaatgcTCGAAAGGTAAATCCCATTTTCACATAGCCTTTGATTAGAATCATGTATTACACTTAATTTGAATCAAATGACTGAAAAATCGAGATTTAAGAGctttaacttgtgattcaagctaCGCGTGAAAAAATGACAAACTAGCAACTATTTAGGCTTAAAAGGACATATTATCAAAGACCAAACACTCTTATTAATTGAGTAAAGAGGGTTCTTAGTTATACAACAATACATTAGCTAAAGCAATTACAAATGAAGTGCGTAATGAATAAAGTacaagcacacaataatataaacaaattacAAATACGCAAGTACTAAAAATATCTATATCAAATtgacaaaaacatcaaaacatataaACGATACCATATGATACTATGACTgcactttcaaaaaaaatttgcAACTTCAATCAACACACCGTCAATCTTCTATTTTATAACAAATTAATATTGAACTATTTAATATTGCTTTTGAAATTTAGAGTTCATGGTAGCCAATATAAGACAACCAATTTTCAAGACATCATTAGCATGATTCATATAAGcatcatacattcaattcaaGGTGATTCACACTTAATATTTGACTAAAACAAATTTATTAACCTTAAAAGCAATTGAGTTAAgtttaaacagttttgtattagGCATAATCGAATATTACtaatagtaaatatattaataagtTTGGTCGGTTCCAATTATGAGAAACCCAGCCGAAAATACTTATGTAAGCTGAGTTCACTTATCCAACTTATCAATCCAACTCAAAATGGTCGCATGCATTAAACCTAAAGTCGTAAAAATGGATTAGCTTATACAAATTGGTTTGCCAAGCCCGATTGAACATAAAGTTTGAGCTTTTTTAGCCAATCTTTTAAAAGTCCTCAATCCATATATTAGGTCTAGAGCGCATGGGCCGCTGCTTTGACCATATAACTAAAACTTCTTAGAGTTACTCTAATACATATGTTGCcataataaaaaaacattgaCTTATctcacttcaaaaaaaaaaaaaattatctcttCTAATTTATTCAATTTACCatgttaaatattatatattaatataatatgattaatagttaatttttggctaaattacagttttggtcctcctattttgGCCAACTTATAAAATCAATcgccctatttattttttaaacagttttggtctccatgtctatttttcatttaaaaaacacTGTTGTGTACTATTTTTTAAGATACGTAGCATAATTTTATTGACTTGgaataagaaatattaattattgacGATGTTTTCTTCCTTTAATCGTCTTCTCTGATCATCGTCTTTTTCTCCCAGCTAGTTGTTTCATCTCTTTCATTCTCCAAAAAAACACTCTCTACGTTCTCTCTCGTTTAGAAAGTATCCCACGAATACAAAAAAACTgaaaaatcaacattttttggacgaaaaatggacatggggaccaaaactgtttaaaaaattaataagagGACTGATTTCGTGAATTGACCAAAATAGGGGGCCTAAATTGTAATTTAGcctaaatttttttaactttcatttcacaatttttttgatattgtatTAGTATTGGTTACGTTGGatttatgtattattttaattaattttaaaataatagttatttaaaaacatactataatatatttttttaaaataacatgatatataaaactatacaaatttaacatcatataatatatgatgtatatattatatttataaaaaaataataaagagatgATATATTTTGGATGCAattgatttattaaaaatgaGAGACTCAACATGACAACTTTTATATCAAATTTGATGCAGAAACTATTCATGAAACTAGACAAAATATATGATAAGAGATTGgacgaaattttaaatttttgtcctTTAATAATCCATGAGACAATTTTTTGTCTCAAACACAAttataaaacaaatataaaaaatgtaatttttaatctcatactattaaatattttgattcataaatataattttcaatatttactattttgattcataaatataatACTACTATtctatatatgaataaataatattatagtaaaaattatattatttttgtctAGGTGCATCGATATATCAAAGTAGAGTTTATCTTTTTTGTAGagcttttatatttaatatttttatttataactattaatattttatataataatctaagatattataataaaaattatattatttttatagtgAAACACTCTATGAATGCTGGAGGCTAAGAAATGACACTGTTTTTGGTAATACTGTAAGTATAACAACCATAGGACTAAAAATTATAGACAACTTGATGTATAGGGCTTGGATGAATTCCAAACTGAGAACCCTATTGGTTTACTCATGATGTAATGGGGTAGAGGCTAGTATTGATTTGTTTCTCTTGACAGGCTGAATTTTGATCGCCTTTGTAATTAATAGTTTTTTGACAATAAAGTATtcttattccaaaaaaaaattatattatttttttcggagacataaaaatattaaataaaataaaaaaatatttttttcatcttttttacttctttcttattatttcatatttttttattcttaaatattaatatattaaatatcaataaatatttaataaataatattatagtaaaatttatattattttgtcagGTGTATAAATATATCAAACAAAATAGATAAAACAAATTTGTCCAACAAATCGACCATCGACATAATATAACATAAAAGATTGTCTTGTaatattttataatgtttaatACTATTTGtccaataatttttattttacaaatcaaataGAATAATCTATATTAAGAATTATATATAAGATAATATATGAGATAACCATAAAGAAACGTGTTATAAATAAAGACAACTTTTACTTTATgcactattttatataattgagtTATGCTAAATCAAATTTCTTAACGAGTTACATTCTGTATATGGCCAGGCTTAAGTAATGAAATTCACTCCATACTTAAATAAAATAGTTTTAGCCCGGCCATATAAAACCGTCCCTTTGAATATCAAATAATTTTGACGGTTCTAGATAATGGACTCTTGGAAGTTGGGTAGCATCGAATGGTACACATTTGTCGACATTCAAATTGCCACTATTCCATTTAAAGAAGTATGGATGAAAACAACTGTTTGAAATGCAAATGTCGTTTTACACAAACCCACCGAATCCCCACAACATCCATATCAAGTGATGCTTCTGTCCTTTCATCTCACGTGTCACTTTTCCATTGGTTGATTCATCAAATCCCACGTGAATGTCATGCTTAGTATCACGTGGCCTTATGACCAATTTGTTTGTGGCAGACACGCAGGTGCACACCACTTTCTAACTTTTTCTATGTATGGACAAAACTTGTAACTTTATTTCAGATCTACCAATCCTTATCTCCTCATACAGGAACTCCAGAATGACCTCGAAATTTGATGTTTGttgtaactagtaacaaacccgtgcgttcgcacgagttctggtacgggacgcgcatttatttcagatgtatattttttaataaaaaaaattatattaaaagtaattaatattttgtggaaaaaaataagaacaattaacattaaattgtgtctaaaaaaaaggaacaaaattgaaatcacgaaaattaaattgtgtctaaacaGCCTTTTGTAACTTCACGTTcacgttaataatcaatattttgatcagtaacttcgtgtttccgttaatattaatattttgctCAGTAACTTCATTCctgttaattttaaaatattttgatcaataacatgttcccgttaatattctatattttgatcagtaacttcatgttcataTCATGTTCCCatttatattcaatattttaatcagtaacttcaggttcccgttaatattcaatattgtgatcagtaacttcatgttcccgttaatattcatattttgattagtaacttcatgttcccttaatatttaatattctaatcAGTAACTTTAggctctcgttaatattcaatattgtgatcagta from Vicia villosa cultivar HV-30 ecotype Madison, WI unplaced genomic scaffold, Vvil1.0 ctg.000004F_1_1_1, whole genome shotgun sequence includes the following:
- the LOC131621394 gene encoding uncharacterized protein LOC131621394 codes for the protein MLVWNTRGLNKKARHLEIAAHLKHMQLPCIALLETKVKVNKAESIRHNFGTYWKHLDNYNHRPNGRIWIMWQEKNESFVKIASSDQFIHCKVTEKENKMVKWITIVYAQNQLQHRRKLWNDIRNCAGSVQGPWMIIGDFNNVMTSRDRIGGKQVQLAEYVDLEQMMEDVGLYVHETKGEHFTWNNRHTTQMIYSRIDHVICNREWFLQFPMSIVTVMQQHISDHTPLRVQFMGDQNMPRRKTPFKFLNCITTRDEFLDTVRNNWKSTKEDRPMYSVWRNLQQLQPFMRKQAGRIDESIRQIHNHRQHLLQAQAELSNDRFNEEVMDRIKTITADLLKTTELEEQVLRQRAKVDWLILGDGNNRYFHATVKSKNKATGIFSLEDPYEIEMQGHENIEKEVIRFYEDLIGKNTNHLRHIDVEVMRVGAQLSHTHQTELILPVAEKEIMDALKSIGDTKAPGIDGYRSKFFKDAWEIIGRDVKTAVWDFFEHGRLFKAANCALVTLIPKVPNANKMKDMRPIACCTVLYKITPRYSPIGSVK